TCCAGCTCGCAGATTTGCTCCCTGTACGGACCCCTAAAAGAGGGAGGTCGCGAAATTCCGGTAATAGATGAAAAAACCCTGTTCAGGGCGTTCATGTCCGAATCGGACTCTACTGCCTGGCCCTGATCCTCATCACGCCGCGTCGACGCGGAGGCGGTGATCGCGTAGATCCCCGCGCGGCCCTGATCGGCCTGGAGACCCGCAGCAGACACACCCCGCAGCAGACACACCAGCAAACCAGCTTCTTCGAGCCATTGGATCGCGTCATATGCCGAACGTGTCGAGACCACCAGCTGCGCCAAATCAGCCGCAGATCCGCGGCCCTGAACATCCTGCCCCGCCGCTGCCCACTCCTGCATAATCCGCGTAGCGACCTCAGCAACGCGCGCCCCCGTCGCCTGCACAACATCCTGGTCCCAATCCACCAGCTGCGCCAGGGCGAACACCACCGCGCGGGTACGCCACCACCGCGAGCGATACCACCGCGCAGGCTCCTCATGGGTATCGAACGCGGCCAGGATCTCGCGGGGGTCAGTCAACACCCGCGCCCCAGAGCCAGGCTCCCTGAGACGTTCTAGGCGCTCCTGGGCCACCTGCGGAACCACCCAACCGGTGGGCCGCTGGGCTTCAGCCTGGCAAATTCGCCGCCCTGTCTCCGTCAGCTGGCCCCAACTGCGACGCGCCCGCTCCTGGGCCACCGCCCGCCGCTCCAAACGCCTACGCCGCGCACCAGAACGCCGGGGTTCACCACCGAGGCCAAGACAGCCGTCAACCTCACGCGGCTCTGACGGAGTCCACAACGCATCACCCTGATGAGTTCGGCACACCCAGCCCGCAGACTCCACAGCAGGCGTAGAACGCCCCAACCCATAACAAGGCACACACCAACCAGGCAACACGGAAGTGGAAGCTGCCACAGGACCAGTAGAGGTTGGCCCAGCCGAACACTGATCAGCTATGCTAGGCGAATACGTCACCGCCACCACCGCCTCCTCGGCGGTTGAGGTGGCGGATCATAAAAAATAGGGCTCGTCCCCACGGATCGCGTCCTTACATTTGGTGAAAACGAAGCTCTGAGCACGAGATTGGCGTCCTGTGGCTCAGGGCTTTCGTTATGTGCATTTTTAATTGCTGTTGTCCACTGATGGTACTCAACGTCATATTCTCTGTCACAACGGTGTGTGATGTTTGTATTTCCGCAGGTCGTTGGAACAGCGCACCAGTGAACCGAGGCATGTTAGTTGGTCGCAATGGGGTGTCCATGATGCGCACACAATCAAACTGATGGCGTTCATAGTACGCATGCAGGCCCCAATTATCGCGACGGCAATCTAGGCGAATATAGGCTTTATTCTCAGCCCGCGCTTTCCGCCCTACCCAATCTAGTATTGCGCCGCCTAGGTCATGTCCACTGTGATGGCGGGAAGTGATCATTTTATAGACATATACCGCGTTATTGAGGTCATCGGTTTCAGTCCACCAATCCAAATCAGGGCCATCTATTGTGGCAGTTCCCGCCACGTCATTAGTAGACTCACACACCACAACCCACGCTTTTCCTGACGCGACTGAATTTTTCATTAGCTGGCGTGATTGAGCATGATGCAGTGGTACCCACTGGTCAATTCCCGCACGTGCCATCCATTGCTCAGCCTCTGCCCTGAGTTCCACCATTGACTCAATGTCATTATGTTGAGCTTTACGAATAATGTACCGCATAACGCCTCCGACTTGTAACGGATTATGTGCCTGTCACCAGGGCAAATAGTCACAATCACGCGAACGGGATTATGATTTTCATCGAATCCTGTTCGTGTGTGTTCGAGCACTGGAATTGTTGATTCTATTTCGAGTCGTCTGCATTCATCTTCGTTAGGCATCCGAATTATTTCATAGTCCTGGAATTCAATTTGTTTGTGTCCTAGATATGCCATTATCCCGCCAGGGACAGTAACATCACCCGGCTGTAGGAGTATTTTTCCATTCTTGGATTCCACTAGCCACATAGGGTAATGACTATCAGCAATCTGCCAGGGGCGACCATCAATAATGCGAGTTCTTGCGCGCTGCAAAACACTCTCGCCTATCTCTATTTTTAGGCGTTCTGCAATTGTTTGTGATGCGGCAATAATAGTCGGGGAAATATCCTGAGTCCCCTCGCGCCCTTGGCTAGCTACGTCCGCTTGCCACGCATCCCCATTTGCTGAATCAGCATCACGACGAAATGCTCGGTGTTCAAATTCCTGGGGCCACCATTCCAGACGACGATAGACCCGCACTTGGCGACCGCGACCACGAGTAGCCGCTGTCAATCCCTCAGCATCCAGCCTGTTCAGTGCTCGCAGAGCTGTGCCTCGACCTATGCCGTAATGCTGCGCCAAAACATCGGTGGTTGGCAGGAGCTCCCCAGCTCCCCATTCGCCATTCTCAATACGTTTGCGCAGGTCAGACGCAACCATCTCTTCTTTTGTTCGTGTGCTAGCCACCGTTATCACTCCTTCATCGAACACCACTGTATCAAAAGTTCGAACTTTTTTGCATGAGTGGCTTGACACACCACGTCCCATCCCGCATGCTATTAAAAGTTCGATTTAATCGAACTTATAGAACCTACCGAACTTTTCCAAAAATCAGCTAAAAAGCCCTGGTGAGGGGCCTAATCCATCACCAGGGCGACCAGACACGATTGGAGCGTGACATGGCAAATCGAACTGTACCGGTTCCGGGGTTGCCCCCGGTGCCGAAGTGCGCCCGGCCGGGTGTTCGGCCGGAGGCGTGGTTTCCATTGTCGGAGGAGTCCTCAGAGGTCACAGCGGCTTCTATGAGGTATGCCCGTGCGTTGTGTGCGGGGTGTCCGGTGGTCGCGGAGTGTCTGGAAACAGCGCTGACGACGGGTGAGGATTACGGGATTTGGGGTGGTCTGACTAGCCCTGAGCGGCGGCAGATCCTCACAGCGCGAACCACGATGGATCTTCTCATTCCCCGCCTGACGGCGGAAGAGAACGTGGCGGTGGCGGCATGACTTCTTCTGTTTTGGCTCCGGTTCCTGGGTCAGTGACCGGGTTGTTGGAGCGTGTAGCGGCTACCGGTGTAGTGCCGGCTAGTGCGTTGGCTGCGGCTCCTGGTCGTGTTCAGCGGCGGCGTACCGCTGGGTCACGCCTCCCGGCCGGGGCGCGGGTGGTGACGCGCGGCACGCGGTACGGCAACCCTGAAACTGCGGCGGATCCACGTGTGGCCGTGGCCGCCTATGCGGCTCATCTGCTGGCCACTCCCAGCCTCGTCGACGCGGTTCTACGCGAACTACCTGGCCTCATGTTGGCCTGTTGGTGTCCCGTTGAGGCACCGTGTCACGCAGACGTTCTAGCCGCAGTGGCGAATGCTTTTCTCCCGGTCGCGGCAACGCAGGTCATTGCTGGGAATCTGCGTTGCCGCGCCTGCCCTTCCGCTGCGGCCTGGCTGATACAGGGCCACCTCAACGGACGCGCTTCACAGTGGGTGCGCGCTTGGTGTACGAGTTGCGCGGTGGGCCTGGCGGGAGATCCGGACGCCCTGGCGGCTCTGGCCTACCGGGAGCGGTCCCTATGAGCCCCACTCCTGTGATTACTTCTGCGCCGTCACGGCCGCGCGTCATCGCGCGCACCAACGTGCAGCGGGTACAGCGGCAATGGCGCGCCTCGGGTGAACCGGTGCTGGTGCCGGTTCTGGCCGCGCGGATCCTCATCGGGGTTCCAGCCCAGATTGCCTGGTACTTCCTGGCGTTGTTGCTGGCCGCCTCGACTAAGGGCCTATTGGGCGCGGCCGCGACGGCTCACCGCGCTATCGCGAACGGGGGCCGCTGACATGACTTCTTCGTACCGCCTGCCGCACTCACCGCGTAGCCCTGAACACCGGCGCTACCTGTGCGTCGACGCGGTCGCAGCGCTGGATATGGAGGCGTTGCACTCCCTGGTTTGCCGCCACGGTGCGACCGCGAACGATGTCACGTTGGCTGCGGCGCAGACCGACCGCACCACCGATGAGCTCGCGCAGGCCCTGGCCGCGTGGCTGCCAACAACGGACGTGACCGTTGGTGAAGCGGCCCGGCTCATCGGCACTCTCTCCCAACCTCCCCTTCCGCTTGATTTGGAGTTTTAGTCATGACGTATTCACCTGAGATGACGCGTGCTGAGGCGCGGGCACGTCGTATCGAGGCGACCACGGCTGCGCAGATTGAACAGCGCGATGCTGAGGCCAAGCGCCGTATGGAGTTGGAGGCGCACGCTGCGCAGTTGGACGCGCAGCGGCGTTCTGAACGGCTTCAGGCGGAGTTGGAGGCTGACCGTGCAAAACGCACCCGCGCTCAAGAGCGTTCCCAAGCTCGTCAGGCGCGCCGCGCAGCTCGGGCTGAGGCTCGTGATGCTAAGCGGGCTAAGAAGGCCCAGGCTCGTCAGGCGCGCCTGGACGCGCGTGCCAAAGCGCGCGCCGCTGCGGCGGCGTACTTGCGTAACAATGCGGGTTCGGCGTATGCCACGGGCGTGTATGGCCTAGCGGCGGCGGTGGCGCTGTACGGGCAAATCACTGTCAGTATCGCTCGGGATTGGCCAATTTTGTTCGGTATCGGTTCGGGAGTGATGCTGGAGTCGTTGGCGTTGGCCATGGCGATCACGGCCTCCCAACAACGCCTGGCCGGGGAACGTGCGTTGGTTCCGCGCATCGGAACATGGGTCGCGGCGTTCTTTGCTGCTGGCATCAACTACACCGCGCACGCTGACGACACGTTGCTAGCGGCAATTCTGGCCGCCTCGTCTATCGCGGCTATCACGCTGTGGGAAGTGCGTGATGGGGCAAAGAACCGCACGGCACTACGTAAGGCCGGAGTTGTTCCGCAACCACCCACCAAGCTGGGTTGGCGTCTGTGGATGGTTCACCCGTTCCGTTCCGCCCGTGCGTGGCGCTCTGATGTGGTGGGCCGTTTGGGCGGCAACGCGGCGGAACTGTTCCGCGCCACCGAGCGGAACAAACGCAGCGGAACGGCTCCGGCCCTGGAGTTGGCCACCGCCAACAAGACCGAGAGCGGAACAACCGTCACCGCCCAAGCGGAACACCGCGATTGGGATGCGGAATTTGCCGCCATTACTGGTGTGCCGATTGCGGAACAAGACAGCGGAACAACTGAGCCAGCCCCAAAACAGGATGATGTTCCGGCCAAGGAGGCCAAGACGGAACAAGTTGACGGAACAACCACCGCTGAGCCCACCCCGGAAGCGGAACAAGTGAAGGCCGGAACGAAGGGCCGGAACAACAAGACCGGCACGAAGCGGAAGCGGAACACGAAGGACACGCTCAAGGCCGAGTTGTTCCGTTTGTGGCAGGGCGGAGCAAAAACCACCGCTGAACTGAAAGTGGCTGCTGCTGAGAACGGGCTGTCTGCCTCGGATCGCTACATCCGCAAGCTGATCAAGGCATGGGAGGCGAGCTGATGGGGATCTGGACGGGTTTTTGGCGCGATACCAGTGACCGGGTCGGGCGGCATCAGAAGGCGCGGATGCAGTCATGGTTTGCGCGGCATCCGGTCACGTTTGGGGCCGCATGGGGTGCCAAGGCGTTGGTGGTGAATGCTCCTCGGGCCGTTTGGCGCAATGGCAAGGCCTCCGTGGCAGCGCTGCGGGGTGAACCGGTCGTACGTCTGATGTCTATGCCTCAAAAGGATGCGGGGTCATCGGTGACAACGGTGGTAGAGACCAGCCGTATCTCGGATGGTTACACCACCACGTCCACGCGCACTACACGCACTGAAGGTGGTCGCGTGATTGACATGAACGATCACCGCCCTACACCACAGCGGGTGGAATTCACCCCGATTCAGAAGGAGAAGACTGTGACCGCAGGTCGCACTATGTTGGCAACGACTCCGTTGGGGCGAACGTTTTTGGCCCTGGCCGAAGAGTTCGACTCATTCATTCCAGCACGTTCAATCGAGGCGGCCTCGACGTGGCACATGCTCACCGAGTCCGCCCGAGGTATGCGGGCGATCAGCGCCGGTATCGAGGAATGCGCCGACGTCATTGCTGCCTGCGGGCTACACCAGCGGGTCTGCAACCGGTTGTATGGGGCCGTGGAATCGTCCGCAGCGATGTCATCGGCGTTGGTGAAGGCCCAACGCAAACTCGAAGATCTCTACGAAGGGCAGCTAGAACAAGAAGCATCCGCGGCCACGACCATCCAGCCGGTTCCGGTTGACATTGCCGGTGATGAGGCGGCCGGAATCGGGCCTCTCACACTGGCGTTGGCGGTGAACTTTGAGAGTTTCGAGCCGACGTTGGAGGCGGAGGCTAGTTCGATTTTGGAGCTGATCAAAACCTCGCAGGCGGGGTTTGCGCTGATGGGTGAGGCTATGGAAGGTCTGGGTGTGCGCATGGCGCGTCACAGCATTGATCAGCGTGTACGCCAGCTGGTGCGCTCCTCCTCAGACCACGGTGTCTCTACTGCCATGTCGTTCCAGGCGGCCCGTCGGGCTATGACTGAGCTGTACCACGGCCAGGTGTCGCAGGAAAATTCCGGAACTACCACCATCCGTACGCTGCCCTTTCGGCGCGTGGGCTAACCGCTGAGAGGTCCCATCATGGCAAAGAAACCATTCAAGAAGTCCCGTAACAACGATGGTGTGAAGCGTGGTTCAGCGCTGATGCGTGGCTGCCGCTACACCGTGTCTCACTGGCGGGGCCTGTTGCCGGTGCTGTGCATCGGCGCGGCGATGGCGTTTTCTGGTATCGCGCAGGGTTTCGCTTGGGCCTATGGCCCCTGGGCGTGGGCCTGGATCGGCGCGTTGTCGCTGGTGCTGTTCGTGTGGGCCGATGGCTGGATCGGAGAGTTGGATCTCTCGGCACGCCCCCCAGCCATTGGGTTCTTGCTGTTCACAGCGTTTTCAGTGGTGTGGCTGATCCTGGCCGGGGCCATGATTGAGGCCTACATGTTGGTCATCTTCGGCGGCCTGGGCCTGGGCACGTGGTGGTGGCACGGGGAGGCATACCAGCAACACCGCACCGCACAGCGGGCACGCCGCCGTATGGAAAGTGTGCTGTGCAAGCTCGGGTTGAGTGAACAAACCCGCATCACCAGCGTGAACGTGGGCAAGAAAGGCCGCGCTGATGCAATTGAGTGGCGGTTGTACCTGGGCGATAACGACAGGGTCAGTCACCTCAGCGCCGAAGACATTGCCCACCTGTTGAAGGTCGACATCGCTCGGGTGGTGGTCCGCAAGGTGGAAAAGGGCTCCACGAGGTCGGTAAAGATCGTGCAGTTGGCTGCTTCCCCTGAAAAAGCGGTCGACCCGGTGCACCCAGCGGTACGCCCAGAAAACCGAGCAGAAGGCTCAGAGTGGGCACCGGGGACCCGCTCGGTAGTGGAGGGCCTACCGGTAGGCACTGTTCTTGGTTCAGCGGCTCCGTCCCTGGTCAAGGTCTATTCGGACCAAAAAGATGTCAAGCACTTCATGGTGCTGGGACGCTCCGGGTCAGGTAAGACTTCCTCCACCTCGGGGGTTCTCCTGTCGGCTATTGCCTGCCGTGACCTGGTCATCGGTGTGTGTGACATCCCCAAAGCGGGCAATCTGGCGGTTCCGTTTGCCCCAGCGCTGCACCGGGTGACCACCACCATCGACCAGCTGGAGGCTGACTTGCGAGGCATGTTGGCACTGGGCCAAGACCGGATCCGGCGCATGAACGAGGGCAAGGTAGTCGGACCCGGTGGCAAGCCGCTGCGCAAGTGGAAGCCCAGCCCAGCGGCACCGGCGGTGCTCTACCTCATCGACGAGCTGGGCAACACCATGCGAGACCTGGAAACCGACGATGCTGAGCGCGCCGAGGTGATCTGGAATCTGCTGGTCTCCAACGCCCAGAGCCTACGCCAGGCGGGCATCATCCTCATGCCGATCTCTCAGGACGCGAAACGCGAAAGCATCAACACCACCTTCCGCAAGGCAATGTCTAACTACATGGTCCACCAGGTCGCTACGCCTCAATGCGTCAACGGCATCTGGGGCGGGTACGACCTGGACCTCTTCGAAGCTGGTCTACCCAAGCCGGGCATGTGCTACGTGGGAGACACCGACGGAGCTGCCCCCACCAAATCAATCGGATACGACATGGACCAGGTCATCGAGGAAGGCGAAGAGTTCGACGCCGCCGTGGACACCTACGCGGAAGCCCGCCCCTATCTGCCCGCTCCCTGCGTGCGGGTGCTGGGCTGGGGCGACACTCTACACGGCGCACAAGACCAGCAGGAGGCCCACGACATCACTATCAAACAGGCCGAAACACTCAACGGGCTGAACTTGCTAGCTGACGCCGTTGACGACACTGCCGAGACCATCCCGGCCGGAATCGGGATCATCAGGGGCACCGAAGAACCTGAAACGGGGGACGATGAACGTCTCCAGGCTGTCCTAGAGGCCCTGGCCAACACCCAAGACGGACTCTCACGCGCTGACGTTGAGCGCGTGCTGGGTGTCTCCACCGCCACCACCAAACGACTCCTAGGTGTCCTCCAAAACACCGAAAAAATCGTGCGGGAAGGGAAAGGACGCGCCACGCGCTACCGCATCAACACCGCTGCCCTGACCGCAGCCTAACCAGTCACACAACAAAAGGAGACCACATGTTGCAGCGCCAACCCGACCCCATCAAAGACATGAGCCTAGACCAGATCATCCACGCAGCCTTGGGCCAAGCAGCCTACAACGCCGAATCCGGTTACCACAACGAAGCCGCTACATGGGCCTCCATCGCTCAGGCTGCCTCCACGTTCCACCTATCGCAAAACCTCAGCAACGCCCTGGCCCAACGACACTAACCACACAGCAAAGGGCGGCCCCGCGACAATCGCGGGGCCGCCCTTTTTTCGGCTCACAACCACATTTTACGGCTCACAGACGCCCGCTTAATGCCTCATCGTCGTATTTTTCGGCTCATTTATCGGCTCACAGACACGCTTTACGGCTCATTTATCGGCTCAGGTGAGCCGAAAAAACAGACATTCAGGCATTAACCGGTCGCCTTGGGCACTCCCCATAGGGGCTAGGTCCTCGCGTGAGCCGTAAATCCGTGTCTCCGGGTGAGTGCGCATACGCGGGCACGGGACGTACGGCCACGAAAACGCGCGCCTCACGGACGGCTGCAAGCACAACAACCGCGCCAGCGTTCCGCGTTCACTCGAAGTGCACTAGGTGTGACCCTCACGCGCGAGTGCTTCGCGAGGGTGTCGAGAGAGTCCCGCGAAGTACTCGCGAGGGTGTCGAGAAGTACTCGCGGGAGCTTCGCGTGGGTGTTCTGGATCCGCGTCTGTGCTTGCGTGGATCTGCACTATCACAGAGGTGTATGACGCTGCGTTTCCTCAGCGTTTCCTAACCGTTCGTGACCTGGGGTTTTGCGTTCAGCATTTTAATGCATAGGCGTGTAGGTCATGGGTGGCTAGATCTGTGATGAGAGCTAGAAAATATGGGTGGGTGTGGGTTGAGTTCATGGTGGGTTCAGATCATGGATGTTCTGGGCATGATCTGGGGGTGTTTAGGATCAGGCAATGGGATCTGATGAGGATGCGACCTATGCCCGGTGGCGCGAAACGCTCCCGACCCCACCGGAGGGCGCGGCCGGGTGTTTTCACTGCGGCGGGATCGGGATCGTAGGCGTGAACGATGTGGGGGATGTTTCATGGCTGACCCCAAGCACACGGCCTGAGGATTGGGAGACGTGTGTGTGCCGGTTCGGTGAACCCAACTGACCCCAGATCCGGGGTCCCTTCGTCGACGAAGTTCTGTGCTCTGGGGTTCGTCGACGAGCCTTCCCGGCCCCTGTTTCGGGGCCTTCTCTAGGCTCAAAAAATTGCGTGTATCGGAAGATACCTTGGTACTTCCCCGAAATTCCTCTTCTGCTCGCGTCCGGCTGAGGGTGGCCACCGGGTCCAAGAAACCACCACCCGCCACGGGTGGTGGTTTGTCTTCTTGGGCAGGGAGCCAAAGCGCGGCCGCGTGTCATGGGCTCACTCCGGCCGCTGAGGGCGCGAGGATGAGCTCATGGCATTCACACCAACACCGACCCGTAGCGCGGCCGCACTCGCGGCCGCTGAGGCCCTGGCGGCCACGCATGACATTGCCCGGGGCCGCGTTGAGGCCAGGGAAGCGCGCGCGGCCGCCTGGAACCGCCTGGCCGATGGGCTCCTGGCCGAGCCGTTCCATGAGGACCAGGACGTGACTGCGGCTGTGTTGTTGGCGGTTCAGGCTGCGGCTGAGGCAGATCTAGAAGCGCGCGGATAAGGCCCCACCGTTTTCGGTGGGGCCTTGCGAACAGTGGTTTTAGTTCGTCACGGTTAGTTCTATGGATGCCTGGGTGCCGTTGCTGTATCCGGGCCAGGTAACCGTGACGCTGGTGGATCCCTGGTCGATCTGGTCACGCGCGCTGCCACCGCCGAGGCGACCAGCGGCCAACGACACCGCCTCGCGCGACCCCGCCCCGCGCAAACAATCGCCCTCCGCGTTGATGTGCCAGGTCAGGGTGGGTTCACCCCGGCGTGGCAGCGCTGCGGTGAGTACGGTGCGGATCAGCGCGTTCTGGGCCTGGGCCGCATCAGTGCTGGCATTGGTCATACTGAAACCTCCTGAGTTCGTTCGGTTCTCGGGTTACCGGCCGAGGGAGCCCTAATCCCTCGGCCTCATTTCTGGTTGTTTTTTGTGCGTTGGTGCTGGTCAGGGTTTAGTCCAGGCCCAGGGCCTCGGCTACGTGTGGAGGAACGGCGGCTTCATCGTCGTAATCGACAAAATCGCCGGGGAATTGCACGGCG
This region of Natronoglycomyces albus genomic DNA includes:
- a CDS encoding GNAT family N-acetyltransferase codes for the protein MVELRAEAEQWMARAGIDQWVPLHHAQSRQLMKNSVASGKAWVVVCESTNDVAGTATIDGPDLDWWTETDDLNNAVYVYKMITSRHHSGHDLGGAILDWVGRKARAENKAYIRLDCRRDNWGLHAYYERHQFDCVRIMDTPLRPTNMPRFTGALFQRPAEIQTSHTVVTENMTLSTISGQQQLKMHITKALSHRTPISCSELRFHQM
- a CDS encoding DUF2637 domain-containing protein; this encodes MTYSPEMTRAEARARRIEATTAAQIEQRDAEAKRRMELEAHAAQLDAQRRSERLQAELEADRAKRTRAQERSQARQARRAARAEARDAKRAKKAQARQARLDARAKARAAAAAYLRNNAGSAYATGVYGLAAAVALYGQITVSIARDWPILFGIGSGVMLESLALAMAITASQQRLAGERALVPRIGTWVAAFFAAGINYTAHADDTLLAAILAASSIAAITLWEVRDGAKNRTALRKAGVVPQPPTKLGWRLWMVHPFRSARAWRSDVVGRLGGNAAELFRATERNKRSGTAPALELATANKTESGTTVTAQAEHRDWDAEFAAITGVPIAEQDSGTTEPAPKQDDVPAKEAKTEQVDGTTTAEPTPEAEQVKAGTKGRNNKTGTKRKRNTKDTLKAELFRLWQGGAKTTAELKVAAAENGLSASDRYIRKLIKAWEAS
- a CDS encoding GntR family transcriptional regulator yields the protein MASTRTKEEMVASDLRKRIENGEWGAGELLPTTDVLAQHYGIGRGTALRALNRLDAEGLTAATRGRGRQVRVYRRLEWWPQEFEHRAFRRDADSANGDAWQADVASQGREGTQDISPTIIAASQTIAERLKIEIGESVLQRARTRIIDGRPWQIADSHYPMWLVESKNGKILLQPGDVTVPGGIMAYLGHKQIEFQDYEIIRMPNEDECRRLEIESTIPVLEHTRTGFDENHNPVRVIVTICPGDRHIIRYKSEALCGTLFVKLNIMTLSQWWNSGQRLSNGWHVRELTSGYHCIMLNHAS
- a CDS encoding WhiB family transcriptional regulator; the encoded protein is MANRTVPVPGLPPVPKCARPGVRPEAWFPLSEESSEVTAASMRYARALCAGCPVVAECLETALTTGEDYGIWGGLTSPERRQILTARTTMDLLIPRLTAEENVAVAA
- a CDS encoding DUF4326 domain-containing protein, whose protein sequence is MTSSVLAPVPGSVTGLLERVAATGVVPASALAAAPGRVQRRRTAGSRLPAGARVVTRGTRYGNPETAADPRVAVAAYAAHLLATPSLVDAVLRELPGLMLACWCPVEAPCHADVLAAVANAFLPVAATQVIAGNLRCRACPSAAAWLIQGHLNGRASQWVRAWCTSCAVGLAGDPDALAALAYRERSL